The Natronoarchaeum mannanilyticum genome includes the window ACGTCCCGATCGAGCGCCTGCTGGAGCGGCCGCTGTTTTGCTTTCTGGCCTCGGTGGACGACGGCCTGCCCCGGGTGTCGCCGCTGTGGTATCTCTGGGAGGACGAGACCGTCTGGATCATGGCCGACCGCGAGAAGACCTACGTCAGCCGCGTCGAGGCGACGCCGGAAGCCGCTCTGGCGGTCGTCGAGTTCCTGCCGGGCTCGGGCGTCGTGCGCCACGTCGGCTTCCGCGGGCGGGCCTCCGTAGAACCGTTCGATCTCGACCGGACGAACCGACTCCTGAAGCGCTATCTCGGCCCCGATCCAGAGACCTGGGACGACCGCTTCCTGCCGCCCTGGAGCGACCGCTGGTGTTTCATCCGGTTCGAGCCCGAAACCGTGGTCGCGCGCGACCAGAGCTACGACGTCGGGATCGCGTAGCTGCGTCGGGCGGTCGAGCGCGTCGAGTTAGAGCACCGAGGAGTGGGTCAGAGCGTCGAGATCGTCGCCCGCTCGCCGAGTCGCACCTCGTTGAACGTCTCGCGACCGATCGACGGCCCGGAGCAGTCTCCGTCAGACGTGCCGGGCGATTCGCAGATGTTGACCGTGAGCTCGTAGGGACCGTGGTTCTCGTCGAGATACGTCGCGGCGTCGTCGTCGATTTCGATCGGGAGTTCGGTCGGCAGCGGGGCGTCCTCTTCGGGGAGTCTCGCGGACAGTTCGCCGTCGTCGAGCAGCCACGTCGCGACGGGGCCCTCGGCGTCCGAGCGCTCGGGGTCGACGCGACCCCAGACTTGCTTTGTGACGACGGTGCCGCTCTGTCTGAGGTCGAGCGCTTCGAAGCAGCCAGCGGTGCTGGCGAGGCCGGTCGTCGCTGCAGCGAGGAGGGCGCGGCGGCGCATACGGCTCGGTGTTCGTGTCACCTCATAGCACTTTCCGTTCGACGAGATCGCTCGGTTCCGGCGCGATCGGAGGCGAGCACCGCTCGATCGGGCGCGAACGCGACCCTTTTCCGCGGTGCGCGCCAACGCCGCGGTATGTTCGAAAACCGCCCGAACTGCTCCGACGAGGTGATTCTGGTCGGGCGCTCCAACGTCGGGAAGTCGACGATCATGCGGGAGCTGACGGGCCACAGCTTCGAGACCGGCGGGAAGCCGGGGGTGACCCGCTCGCCCAACCACTACGACTGGTCCGGCGACGACTTCATGATCACCGACCTGCCCGGCTTCGGGTTCATGTCCGGCGTCCCCGACGACGTCCGCGAGCAGATCAAGACCGACATCGTCCGCTACATCGAGGAGTACGCCG containing:
- a CDS encoding pyridoxamine 5'-phosphate oxidase family protein; its protein translation is MRVVENTMDVPIERLLERPLFCFLASVDDGLPRVSPLWYLWEDETVWIMADREKTYVSRVEATPEAALAVVEFLPGSGVVRHVGFRGRASVEPFDLDRTNRLLKRYLGPDPETWDDRFLPPWSDRWCFIRFEPETVVARDQSYDVGIA